A genomic window from Betta splendens chromosome 24, fBetSpl5.4, whole genome shotgun sequence includes:
- the LOC114849530 gene encoding protein unc-93 homolog A-like, producing the protein MMSRDFKNVLVVSVGFLFLFTAYGGLQSLQSSLNAEEGMGVASLSVIYASIIISSMFLPPIMIKNLGCKWTIVVGMACYVSYSIGNFFPGWYTLIPTSVILGLGGSPLWAAKCTYLTTVGNIQAARDGKKGSNVINQYFGTFFFIFQSSAVWGNLMSSLIFGQDTKIADIPEEQLRTCGAADCSLNITSNATTTRHEQQLVWMLVGSYIGVGLLAILIVVVFLDNIDQEQTSHFRGNREPLCHTFLATFRLLKDWRLVTLIPITMYTGFQESFLAGEYTKNYVTCALGIHYIGFVMMCFGAFNSVSSFTFGRLARYTGRAALFFLGALINVSCIIALLFWRPHPDQLPVFFVFPALWAMADSIWQTQTNALYGVLFPRDKEAAFANYRMWESLGYVISFAYSTFLCLEYKLYIVLAVLLLTAVTYPIVEYHEHKNPTPSIEQDTYQIHKEAIKADEKIIINQTRI; encoded by the exons ATGATGAGTCGTGACTTCAAAAACGTGTTGGTGGTGTCTGTCGGGTTCCTCTTTCTGTTCACAGCTTATGGAGGCCTGCAGAGTCTACAG AGCAGTCTAAATGCAGAGGAGGGGATGGGTGTGGCCTCCCTGAGCGTCATCtacgcctccatcatcatctcCTCCATGTTTCTTCCTCCCATCATGATCAAAAACCTGGGCTGTAAATGGACCATCGTGGTGGGCATGGCCTGCTACGTCTCCTACTCCATCGGGAACTTCTTCCCAGGAT GGTACACCCTCATCCCCACCTCGGTGATCCTGGGGCTGGGTGGCTCTCCCCTGTGGGCAGCAAAGTGCACATACCTGACCACTGTTGGGAACATACAGGCGGCCAGGGACGGCAAGAAGGGCTCCAACGTCATCAACCAGTACTTTGGcaccttcttcttcatctttcagTCGTCGGCCGTGTGGGGAAACCTCATGTCGTCGCTTATCTTCGGACAGGACACCAAAATAG CTGACatcccagaggagcagctgaggacgtGTGGAGCAGCTGACTGCAGCCTCAACATCACCTCTAATGCCACCACCACCAgacatgagcagcagctggtctgGATGCTGGTTGGCAGCTACATTG GTGTGGGCCTGCTCGCCATCCTCATCGTGGTGGTGTTTCTGGACAACATCGACCAGGAGCAGACCAGTCACTTTCGTGGGAACCGGGAGCCGTTATGCCACACGTTCCTGGCCACGTTCCGGCTGCTGAAGGACTGGCGTCTGGTGACCCTCATCCCTATCACCATGTACACCGGCTTCCAGGAGAGCTTCTTGGCTGGAGAGTACACCAAG AATTACGTGACGTGTGCTTTGGGGATCCATTACATTGGATTCGTGATGATGTGCTTCGGCGCCTTCAACTCTGTTAGTTCTTTCACCTTCGGGAGACTTGCTCGTTacacaggcagagctgctctttTCTTCCTTG GTGCGCTGATCAATGTCTCCTGCATCATCGCTTTGCTGTTTTGGAGGCCTCATCCGGACCAGCTTCCCGTCTTCTTTGTGTTCCCCGCTCTGTGGGCAATGGCCGACTCCATTTGGCAAACTCAGACTAACG CTCTTTATGGCGTCCTCTTCCCCCGGGACAAAGAAGCAGCCTTTGCCAACTACCGCATGTGGGAGTCCCTGGGCTACGTCATCTCCTTTGCCTACAGCACCTTCTTGTGCCTGGAGTATAAACTGTACATCGTCCTGGCtgttctgctgctcactgcCGTCACCTACCCCATCGTGGAGTACCATGAACACAAGAACCCCACGCCGTCTATAGAACAGGACACCTACCAAATTCATAAGGAAGCCATTAAAGCagatgaaaaaataataataaaccagaCACGAATATAA